The Serratia rhizosphaerae genome has a segment encoding these proteins:
- the tyrA gene encoding bifunctional chorismate mutase/prephenate dehydrogenase, producing the protein MVAELTALRDQIDEVDKALLDLLAKRLHLVAEVGEVKSRYGLPVYVPEREAAMLASRRQEAETLGVPPDLIEDILRRVMRESYTSENDKGFKTLCPQLRPIVIIGGNGQMGRLFNRLLTLSGYQVKVLDQQDWPQAESLLSDAGMVIVSVPIHVTEQVIGRLPKLPDDCILVDLASVKNPPLQAMLTAHSGPVLGLHPMFGPDVGSVAKQVVVYCDGRQPEAYQWLLEQLQVWGARLHRISAVEHDQNMAFIQALRHFATFAYGLHLAEENVQLEQLLALSSPIYRLELAMVGRLFAQDPQLYADIIMSSGDNLQLIKRYYTRFGEAIKLLEQGDKQAFIDSFRKVEHWFGDYAQRFLVESRSLLRQANDSRR; encoded by the coding sequence ATGGTGGCTGAACTGACCGCATTACGCGATCAAATCGACGAGGTGGATAAGGCGCTGTTGGATCTGCTGGCAAAGCGCCTGCATCTGGTGGCGGAAGTGGGAGAAGTAAAAAGCCGCTACGGCTTGCCGGTCTATGTTCCCGAGCGGGAGGCGGCCATGCTGGCGTCACGCCGGCAGGAGGCGGAAACGCTCGGCGTACCGCCGGATTTGATTGAGGATATCTTGCGTCGCGTGATGCGCGAATCCTACACCAGCGAAAACGACAAAGGCTTTAAAACGCTGTGCCCGCAGCTGCGGCCTATCGTGATTATCGGCGGTAACGGGCAGATGGGGCGTTTGTTCAACCGCCTGCTGACGCTGTCCGGCTATCAGGTCAAAGTACTGGATCAGCAGGACTGGCCGCAGGCGGAAAGCCTGCTCAGCGATGCCGGGATGGTGATCGTCAGCGTGCCGATCCACGTAACGGAGCAGGTGATTGGCCGTCTGCCTAAGCTGCCGGATGACTGTATTCTGGTGGATTTGGCCTCGGTGAAAAATCCGCCGCTGCAGGCGATGCTGACGGCGCATAGCGGGCCGGTATTGGGATTGCACCCGATGTTCGGGCCGGATGTCGGCAGCGTAGCCAAGCAGGTGGTGGTGTACTGCGACGGCCGTCAGCCGGAGGCGTACCAGTGGCTGCTGGAACAGTTGCAGGTCTGGGGCGCCAGACTGCACCGCATCAGCGCGGTGGAGCACGACCAGAATATGGCGTTTATTCAGGCGCTGCGTCACTTCGCCACCTTTGCTTACGGACTACATCTGGCAGAAGAGAATGTGCAGCTGGAGCAGTTGCTGGCGCTGTCATCACCGATTTATCGCCTGGAGCTGGCGATGGTAGGGCGGCTGTTTGCGCAGGATCCGCAGCTGTACGCTGACATTATTATGTCTTCAGGCGACAACCTGCAGCTGATTAAACGCTACTACACCCGGTTTGGCGAGGCGATCAAACTGCTGGAGCAGGGCGATAAACAGGCGTTTATCGACAGTTTCCGCAAGGTTGAGCACTGGTTTGGCGATTACGCCCAGCGTTTCCTGGTTGAGAGCCGCTCACTGCTGCGTCAGGCGAACGACAGCCGTCGCTAA
- a CDS encoding 3-deoxy-7-phosphoheptulonate synthase — MQKDALNNVHISAEQVLITPEELKNQFPLSVADEAQIATARKTIADILQGRDPRLLVVCGPCSIHDPDAALDYARRLQALAADLSDRLYIVMRVYFEKPRTTVGWKGLINDPHMNGSFDVEAGLHIARRLLLDLVEMGLPLATEALDPNSPQYLGDLFSWSAIGARTTESQTHREMASGLSMPVGFKNGTDGSLSTAINAMRAAAMPHRFVGINQAGQVCLLQTQGNPDGHVILRGGKTPNYGPEDVAACEKQMRDAGLRPSLMIDCSHGNSNKDYRRQPAVAASVVEQINAGNRSITGIMLESNLHEGNQSSEQPRAEMRYGVSVTDACIDWESTETLLRDMHQQLGAALMARTGE; from the coding sequence ATGCAAAAAGACGCGCTCAACAACGTGCACATCAGTGCAGAACAGGTTTTGATTACGCCGGAAGAACTGAAGAATCAATTCCCGCTCAGCGTGGCGGATGAAGCCCAAATCGCCACGGCGCGCAAAACCATCGCCGATATTCTGCAGGGGCGCGACCCCCGTCTGCTGGTGGTCTGCGGGCCGTGTTCTATCCATGATCCTGATGCGGCGCTGGACTACGCCCGTCGTTTGCAAGCACTGGCGGCCGACTTGAGCGATCGGCTGTATATCGTTATGCGCGTCTATTTTGAGAAACCGAGAACCACCGTCGGCTGGAAAGGCCTGATCAACGATCCCCATATGAACGGTTCGTTTGACGTTGAAGCCGGTTTGCATATTGCACGTCGTCTGCTGTTGGACCTGGTGGAAATGGGATTACCGCTGGCGACCGAAGCGCTGGATCCGAATAGCCCGCAATACCTGGGTGACCTGTTCAGCTGGTCGGCGATTGGCGCACGCACCACCGAATCTCAGACCCACCGTGAAATGGCCTCTGGCCTGTCGATGCCGGTCGGCTTTAAGAATGGCACTGACGGCAGCCTGAGTACGGCCATTAACGCCATGCGCGCTGCGGCAATGCCGCACCGCTTTGTCGGCATCAATCAGGCCGGACAGGTGTGCCTGCTGCAGACGCAGGGCAACCCGGACGGCCATGTGATTTTGCGCGGCGGCAAAACGCCGAACTACGGCCCGGAAGACGTCGCCGCCTGTGAAAAACAGATGCGCGATGCGGGACTCCGCCCGTCCCTGATGATAGATTGCAGTCACGGCAACTCAAATAAAGATTACCGTCGTCAGCCTGCGGTTGCCGCTTCCGTGGTTGAGCAGATTAACGCGGGTAACCGCTCAATTACCGGCATTATGCTGGAGAGCAACCTGCATGAAGGCAATCAGTCCTCCGAACAACCGCGCGCGGAGATGCGCTACGGCGTGTCCGTGACCGATGCCTGCATTGACTGGGAAAGCACGGAAACGCTGCTGCGTGATATGCATCAGCAACTGGGCGCCGCGCTGATGGCCCGCACTGGAGAGTAG
- a CDS encoding anaerobic C4-dicarboxylate transporter, with product MITLEFGIIIACLLVGTRYGGMGLGLISGIGIFVLCFVFGLQPGKPPIDVMLTILAVIGCASVLQTAGGLNVLMQYAERLLRRHPQHITLLAPFTTWMLTFLCGTGHVVYTMFPIIGDIALKKGIRPERPMAVASVASQMAITASPVSVAVVSLVSIIAAGHGIGRAYSLVEILAVSIPSSLVGVLIAALWSLRRGKDLEKDADFQARISDPEQRAYIYGAGETLLDQRFAKSAYASTLIFFAAIAVVVLLGAFSELRPAFAVKGVMKPLSMNLVIQMMMLIAGAVMLIGCKVKPGDIANGAVFKAGMVAIFSVFGVAWMSDTFFQVHMGDLKLLLEDVVKSQPWTYAIVLFLVSKLVNSQAAALTAVAPMALQLGVEPKMLLAFFPAAYGYFVLPTYPSDLACIGFDRSGTTRIGKFIINHSFILPGLIGVSSACVTGYLLVTTLL from the coding sequence ATGATAACTCTGGAATTCGGCATCATCATTGCTTGTTTATTGGTCGGCACGCGCTATGGCGGCATGGGGCTGGGATTAATCAGCGGCATCGGTATCTTTGTGCTGTGCTTTGTCTTTGGGCTGCAGCCGGGCAAGCCGCCTATTGATGTGATGCTGACCATCCTGGCGGTAATCGGCTGTGCCTCGGTACTGCAAACCGCCGGAGGACTGAACGTATTGATGCAATATGCCGAACGTCTGCTGCGTCGGCACCCTCAGCACATTACGCTACTCGCGCCGTTCACCACCTGGATGCTGACATTTCTGTGCGGTACCGGCCACGTGGTATACACCATGTTCCCGATCATCGGCGATATCGCACTGAAAAAAGGCATTCGCCCGGAACGCCCGATGGCCGTGGCCTCGGTCGCCTCACAAATGGCCATCACCGCCTCGCCGGTTTCCGTCGCCGTCGTGTCTCTGGTCTCGATTATCGCCGCCGGGCACGGTATCGGCCGCGCCTACTCCCTGGTGGAAATCCTGGCGGTTTCCATACCTTCCTCACTGGTTGGCGTGCTGATCGCGGCGCTCTGGAGCCTGCGCCGCGGCAAAGATCTGGAGAAGGACGCCGATTTTCAGGCGCGTATCAGCGATCCTGAACAGCGCGCCTATATTTACGGCGCCGGCGAAACCCTGCTGGACCAGCGTTTTGCCAAATCTGCCTATGCGTCAACCCTGATCTTTTTTGCTGCGATCGCCGTCGTGGTCTTGCTCGGTGCCTTCTCTGAGCTGCGTCCGGCCTTCGCCGTCAAAGGCGTGATGAAGCCGCTGTCGATGAACCTGGTGATTCAAATGATGATGCTGATTGCCGGCGCCGTCATGCTGATCGGCTGTAAGGTCAAGCCGGGTGATATCGCCAACGGCGCGGTGTTCAAGGCGGGTATGGTCGCCATTTTCTCGGTATTCGGCGTCGCCTGGATGAGCGACACCTTCTTCCAGGTGCATATGGGAGATTTAAAACTGCTGCTTGAAGACGTGGTTAAAAGCCAGCCCTGGACTTACGCCATTGTGCTGTTTCTAGTATCGAAGCTGGTAAACAGCCAGGCCGCCGCGCTGACCGCCGTTGCACCGATGGCGCTGCAGTTGGGCGTCGAGCCGAAAATGCTGCTGGCGTTTTTTCCGGCGGCCTACGGTTACTTCGTATTGCCGACCTACCCCAGCGATCTGGCCTGTATCGGCTTCGACCGCTCAGGGACGACGCGCATCGGGAAATTTATCATCAACCACAGTTTTATCCTGCCGGGGCTGATTGGCGTTTCATCCGCCTGCGTAACCGGCTACCTACTGGTCACGACCCTGCTGTAA
- a CDS encoding tail protein X, translated as MMKIYAQQGDAIDAMCWRYYGSTENVVEQVDHANRGLAAYGALLPHGCPVEMPELNAAARRETVKLWD; from the coding sequence ATGATGAAAATTTATGCACAACAAGGCGACGCCATTGACGCGATGTGCTGGCGCTATTACGGCAGCACAGAAAACGTGGTGGAACAGGTTGATCACGCCAATCGTGGGCTGGCGGCATACGGCGCGCTGCTGCCGCATGGCTGCCCGGTAGAAATGCCCGAACTGAACGCCGCCGCCAGACGGGAAACGGTGAAACTGTGGGACTAA
- a CDS encoding HP1 family phage holin, producing the protein MEKFTSTLSYLIAAGLAWFGRHSTEDIAMMVGAAVGVGTFAVNWYYRHKSYQLLKSLRKKVLKRGKYDEPTP; encoded by the coding sequence ATGGAAAAATTTACCTCAACACTTTCCTACCTTATCGCCGCCGGCCTGGCCTGGTTCGGTCGTCACTCGACGGAAGACATCGCCATGATGGTCGGCGCTGCGGTAGGCGTCGGCACCTTTGCGGTGAACTGGTACTACCGCCATAAGAGCTACCAGTTACTGAAATCGCTCAGAAAGAAAGTTCTCAAACGGGGGAAATACGATGAACCCACTCCTTAA
- a CDS encoding lysozyme, with amino-acid sequence MNPLLKRCSAVAILALAATLPQFGQLHTSERGLRLIADFEGCQLSPYQCSANVWTNGIGHTAGVKPNTAITERQAAANLLDDVRNVEKGIARCMSVDMPQPVYDAVSAFTFNVGVGAACRSTLAGFIRQRRWQQACDQLPRWVYVNGVKSKGLERRRQAERARCLQGVSP; translated from the coding sequence ATGAACCCACTCCTTAAACGCTGCAGCGCCGTCGCCATTTTAGCGCTGGCCGCCACTCTGCCACAGTTCGGCCAGCTGCATACCTCCGAACGGGGACTGCGCCTGATCGCCGATTTTGAAGGATGCCAACTGTCACCCTATCAGTGCAGCGCCAACGTCTGGACCAACGGTATCGGCCATACCGCGGGCGTAAAACCCAATACGGCGATCACCGAGCGTCAGGCGGCAGCCAACCTGCTGGACGACGTACGCAACGTGGAAAAAGGCATCGCGCGCTGTATGAGTGTGGATATGCCGCAGCCGGTTTACGACGCGGTCAGCGCTTTTACCTTTAACGTCGGCGTCGGCGCCGCCTGCCGCTCTACGCTGGCCGGCTTCATTAGACAGCGGCGCTGGCAACAGGCCTGCGATCAGTTGCCACGCTGGGTATACGTCAACGGCGTCAAAAGCAAAGGGCTGGAACGTCGCCGTCAGGCCGAACGCGCGCGGTGCTTACAGGGGGTGTCACCATGA
- the lysB gene encoding Rz-like lysis system protein LysB (The gene for this Rz-like phage lysis system protein may overlap extensively with the gene for the other spanin subunit, the Rz1-like protein in the outer membrane.), giving the protein MNRWLLSLGALLLTLLAASQWQNQRLLQTLAHQQQRLGEAQATLTTRDAQINQLKQQIQQRERAELALRQALNGAQGLTLQREKRLQELLNENKKLRDWYRTGLPDDVIRLHQRPAFARPGDYLRWLSESQQLPHPR; this is encoded by the coding sequence ATGAACCGCTGGCTGCTCAGCCTTGGCGCACTGCTATTGACCCTGCTTGCTGCGTCGCAGTGGCAGAACCAGCGTTTGTTGCAGACGCTGGCGCATCAACAGCAACGCCTTGGCGAGGCGCAGGCCACGCTAACGACACGTGACGCCCAGATCAATCAACTGAAACAACAGATTCAACAGCGTGAACGCGCTGAGCTGGCGCTACGTCAGGCGCTGAACGGCGCACAGGGCTTAACGCTGCAACGTGAAAAACGGTTACAGGAGTTACTCAATGAAAACAAGAAACTGCGCGACTGGTACCGCACTGGGTTGCCTGATGATGTTATCCGGCTGCACCAGCGCCCCGCCTTCGCCAGGCCCGGAGATTACCTACGCTGGCTGTCCGAAAGTCAGCAGTTGCCCCATCCCCGGTAA
- the lysC gene encoding Rz1-like lysis system protein LysC (LysC is an Rz1-like component of a phage lytic system, substantially overlapping although not fully embedded in the gene for the Rz-like LysB component.) produces the protein MMLSGCTSAPPSPGPEITYAGCPKVSSCPIPGNHLTINGDLSADIRQLEHALIQCALQIEAIKQCQEEHNVKTRPAA, from the coding sequence ATGATGTTATCCGGCTGCACCAGCGCCCCGCCTTCGCCAGGCCCGGAGATTACCTACGCTGGCTGTCCGAAAGTCAGCAGTTGCCCCATCCCCGGTAATCATCTCACTATTAACGGCGATCTCAGCGCCGACATCCGCCAGCTTGAGCATGCGCTCATACAGTGCGCATTACAGATAGAAGCGATTAAACAGTGTCAGGAGGAACACAATGTTAAAACCCGACCAGCTGCGTAA
- a CDS encoding phage tail protein produces MLKPDQLRNALCKALPDLQAQPEKLTMKLADGRVATTPGPSLSFEYRYRLRLTLTDRAADCDLVIVTLLAWLRSHAG; encoded by the coding sequence ATGTTAAAACCCGACCAGCTGCGTAACGCCTTGTGCAAGGCGTTACCGGATCTACAAGCCCAGCCGGAAAAACTGACGATGAAACTGGCGGACGGCCGCGTCGCCACCACGCCTGGCCCCTCATTGTCATTTGAATACCGTTACCGGTTGAGGTTAACGCTGACCGATCGCGCGGCCGACTGCGATCTGGTGATAGTCACCCTATTGGCGTGGCTGCGCAGCCATGCTGGCTAA
- a CDS encoding ogr/Delta-like zinc finger family protein — MMHCPVCGNVAHTRSSRYLSESTKERYHQCQNINCSCTFATHESVARVIVKRGDNPQVPAAVATGKTRPAAQTAAKR, encoded by the coding sequence ATGATGCACTGTCCAGTATGCGGTAACGTCGCTCACACTCGTTCCAGCCGTTACCTGAGCGAATCAACCAAAGAACGCTACCACCAATGTCAAAACATCAACTGCAGCTGTACGTTTGCCACGCACGAGTCGGTCGCACGCGTCATCGTTAAGCGCGGTGATAACCCACAAGTGCCAGCGGCGGTAGCCACGGGCAAGACGCGCCCAGCGGCGCAGACTGCGGCTAAGAGGTAA
- the rplS gene encoding 50S ribosomal protein L19 encodes MSNIIKQLEQEQMKQDVPAFRPGDSVEVKVWVVEGSKKRLQAFEGVVIAIRNRGLHSAFTVRKISNGEGVERVFQTHSPVIDSITVKRRGAVRKAKLYYLRERTGKAARIKERLNRVG; translated from the coding sequence ATGAGCAACATTATTAAGCAACTTGAACAAGAGCAGATGAAGCAAGACGTACCTGCGTTCCGTCCGGGTGATTCCGTGGAAGTTAAGGTATGGGTCGTTGAAGGTAGCAAAAAACGTCTGCAGGCATTCGAGGGCGTGGTTATCGCTATCCGTAACCGCGGTCTGCACTCTGCATTCACTGTTCGTAAGATTTCCAACGGCGAAGGTGTTGAGCGTGTATTCCAGACTCACTCCCCAGTAATCGACAGCATTACTGTGAAACGTCGTGGTGCCGTTCGTAAAGCCAAACTGTACTACCTGCGTGAGCGTACTGGTAAGGCTGCTCGTATCAAAGAGCGTCTGAACCGCGTCGGCTAA
- the trmD gene encoding tRNA (guanosine(37)-N1)-methyltransferase TrmD, with product MFIGIVSLFPEMFRAITDYGVTGRAVKNGLLSVQCWSPRDFTYDRHRTVDDRPYGGGPGMLMMVQPLREAITAAKAAAGEGAKVIYLSPQGRKLDQTGVCELAANQKMILVCGRYEGIDERVIQTEIDEEWSIGDYVLSGGELPAMTLIDSVARFIPGVLGRQASAEEDSFADGLLDCPHYTRPEVLEGMEVPPVLLSGNHAEIRRWRLKQSLGRTWLRRPELLESLALTDEQEVLLAEFQREHRASQQDYEGNV from the coding sequence GTGTTTATTGGTATTGTAAGCCTGTTTCCTGAAATGTTTCGCGCAATCACCGATTACGGAGTGACTGGCCGGGCAGTAAAGAATGGCCTGCTGAGCGTCCAGTGTTGGAGTCCGCGTGACTTCACCTACGACCGGCATCGTACCGTGGACGATCGCCCATACGGCGGCGGCCCGGGAATGCTGATGATGGTGCAACCTTTACGGGAAGCCATCACGGCTGCGAAGGCAGCGGCAGGCGAGGGTGCAAAGGTGATTTATCTTTCACCTCAGGGGCGCAAGCTGGATCAAACCGGCGTGTGCGAACTGGCGGCCAACCAAAAGATGATTTTGGTGTGTGGCCGCTACGAAGGGATCGATGAGCGCGTGATCCAAACCGAAATTGACGAAGAGTGGTCAATCGGCGATTACGTACTCAGCGGCGGAGAACTGCCGGCAATGACCCTGATTGACTCTGTCGCCCGATTTATTCCGGGCGTGCTGGGACGTCAGGCGTCAGCAGAAGAAGACTCTTTTGCCGACGGATTGCTGGATTGCCCGCACTATACCCGGCCTGAGGTGTTGGAAGGGATGGAAGTACCGCCGGTTTTACTGTCGGGCAACCATGCCGAGATACGTCGCTGGCGCTTAAAGCAGTCGCTGGGCCGAACCTGGCTTAGAAGACCTGAACTTCTAGAAAGCCTAGCTCTGACTGACGAGCAAGAGGTGTTGCTGGCCGAGTTCCAACGGGAACACCGGGCTTCGCAACAGGACTATGAAGGCAACGTCTAA
- the rimM gene encoding ribosome maturation factor RimM (Essential for efficient processing of 16S rRNA) produces the protein MSKQHKPLVPEQPIVLGKLGSSYGIRGWLRVFSSTENAESIFDYQPWFIQKAGQWQHVELESWRRHNQDLIVKVKGIDDRDEANLLTNCEIVVDSNQLPQLEEDDYYWKDLMGCQVVTASGYDLGKVIDMMETGSNDVMVVRANLKDAFGMKERLIPFLHGQVIKKVDLAAKVIEADWDPGF, from the coding sequence ATGAGCAAGCAACATAAACCGCTGGTGCCTGAACAGCCGATTGTACTCGGCAAACTGGGTTCCAGTTACGGCATTCGTGGTTGGCTCAGAGTGTTTTCATCCACCGAAAACGCCGAAAGCATTTTTGACTATCAGCCCTGGTTTATCCAGAAGGCGGGTCAGTGGCAGCACGTTGAGCTTGAGAGCTGGCGTCGCCACAATCAGGATCTGATCGTTAAGGTGAAAGGCATTGACGATCGGGATGAGGCGAATCTGCTGACCAATTGCGAAATTGTCGTGGATTCCAATCAGCTTCCGCAGTTGGAAGAGGATGATTACTACTGGAAAGACCTGATGGGCTGCCAGGTAGTCACCGCCTCCGGCTACGATCTGGGCAAAGTCATCGATATGATGGAAACCGGATCAAACGACGTAATGGTCGTGCGGGCAAACCTGAAAGATGCATTCGGTATGAAGGAAAGGTTGATTCCGTTCCTTCATGGGCAGGTTATCAAGAAAGTCGATCTCGCTGCCAAGGTGATCGAGGCAGATTGGGATCCTGGTTTTTGA
- the rpsP gene encoding 30S ribosomal protein S16, with product MVTIRLARGGAKKRPFYQVVVTDSRNARDGRFIERVGFFNPIASGQAEALRLDLDRIEHWVGLGATVSDRVSALIKDAKKAA from the coding sequence ATGGTAACAATTCGTTTGGCACGTGGCGGCGCTAAAAAGCGTCCGTTTTATCAAGTAGTAGTGACCGACAGCCGCAACGCTCGTGACGGTCGCTTCATCGAGCGCGTAGGCTTCTTCAACCCGATCGCTTCTGGTCAGGCTGAAGCACTGCGTCTGGACCTGGACCGTATCGAACATTGGGTCGGCCTGGGTGCAACCGTTTCTGATCGCGTTTCTGCGCTGATCAAAGACGCTAAGAAAGCAGCTTAA
- the ffh gene encoding signal recognition particle protein, with the protein MFENLTDRLSRTLRNISGRGRLTEENIKETLREVRMALLEADVALPVVRDFINRVKESAVGHEVNKSLTPGQEFVKIVKGELIAAMGEVNTELNLAAQPPAVVLMAGLQGAGKTTSVGKLGKFLKEKQKKKVLVVSADVYRPAAIKQLETLAENVGIDFFPSDAKDKPIDIVNRALQQAKLKFYDVLIVDTAGRLHVDEAMMDEIKQVHAAINPVETLFVVDAMTGQDAANTAKAFNEALPLTGVVLTKVDGDARGGAALSIRHITGKPIKFLGVGEKTEALEPFHPDRVASRILGMGDVLSLIEDIESKVDREQAEKLASKLKKGDGFDLTDFLDQLKQMRNMGGMASMLSKLPGAGQLPDNVKSQMDDKVLVRMEAIINSMTQKERAKPEIIKGSRKRRIAMGSGMQVQDVNRLLKQFDEMQRMMKKMKKGGMAKMMRNMKGMMPPGFPGR; encoded by the coding sequence ATGTTTGAAAATTTAACCGATCGATTATCGCGCACACTGCGCAATATCAGCGGCCGCGGGCGGCTGACAGAAGAGAATATCAAGGAAACCCTGCGTGAAGTGCGCATGGCATTGCTGGAAGCCGACGTGGCGCTGCCGGTGGTGCGGGACTTTATCAATCGCGTGAAAGAGAGCGCGGTCGGTCATGAAGTCAACAAGAGCCTGACGCCGGGGCAGGAGTTTGTCAAAATCGTCAAGGGCGAGCTGATCGCCGCGATGGGCGAGGTGAACACCGAACTGAACCTGGCGGCCCAGCCGCCGGCGGTGGTGCTGATGGCGGGCCTGCAGGGCGCCGGTAAAACCACCAGCGTCGGTAAGCTCGGTAAATTCCTGAAAGAGAAACAGAAGAAGAAAGTACTGGTGGTGTCTGCCGACGTTTACCGCCCTGCGGCGATCAAACAGCTGGAGACCCTGGCCGAAAACGTCGGCATCGACTTCTTCCCGTCCGACGCCAAAGACAAGCCGATTGATATCGTCAACCGCGCGCTGCAGCAGGCGAAGCTGAAGTTCTATGACGTGCTGATCGTCGATACCGCCGGCCGTTTGCACGTCGACGAAGCGATGATGGACGAAATCAAACAGGTGCACGCGGCGATTAACCCGGTGGAAACGCTGTTTGTGGTTGACGCCATGACCGGCCAGGACGCCGCCAATACCGCGAAAGCCTTTAATGAAGCGCTGCCGCTGACCGGCGTGGTGCTGACCAAGGTTGACGGCGATGCGCGCGGCGGTGCCGCGCTGTCTATTCGTCACATCACCGGCAAACCGATCAAATTCCTGGGCGTCGGCGAGAAAACCGAAGCGCTGGAGCCGTTCCACCCGGATCGCGTCGCCTCGCGCATTCTCGGCATGGGCGACGTGCTGTCGCTGATCGAAGATATCGAGAGCAAGGTTGACCGCGAGCAGGCTGAAAAACTGGCCAGCAAGCTGAAAAAGGGCGACGGCTTCGATTTGACCGACTTCCTGGATCAGCTGAAGCAGATGCGCAATATGGGCGGTATGGCCAGCATGCTGAGCAAACTGCCGGGCGCGGGCCAACTGCCGGATAACGTCAAATCGCAGATGGATGACAAGGTGCTGGTGCGTATGGAAGCGATCATCAACTCGATGACGCAGAAAGAGCGCGCCAAACCGGAAATCATCAAAGGCTCGCGCAAGCGCCGCATCGCGATGGGGTCCGGCATGCAGGTGCAGGACGTTAACCGTCTGCTCAAGCAGTTTGACGAAATGCAGCGCATGATGAAGAAGATGAAAAAGGGCGGCATGGCGAAGATGATGCGCAACATGAAAGGCATGATGCCGCCGGGCTTCCCGGGCCGCTAA
- a CDS encoding cytochrome C assembly family protein encodes MPVFSIVALIAYLLSLGLIIPSLLRQNSAYRRLAIISAVVALVSHAIALQQRVFDVSTGQNLSLLNIGSIVSLIICTVMTIVASRNRGWFLLPIVYSFAMINLAFASLLPGEFITHLEASPELMVHIGLALFAYATLIIAALYALQLAWLDYLLKNKKLSFSADMPPLMSIERKMFHITQIGVVLLTLTLCTGLLYMDNLFSKENVHKAVLSIMAWFVYIVLLWGHYHEGWRGRRVVWFSFAGAFLLTLAYFGSRLIQEIMVR; translated from the coding sequence ATGCCAGTATTTTCCATCGTGGCTTTGATAGCCTACCTGCTCAGCCTTGGACTGATCATTCCCAGCTTGTTGCGGCAGAATAGCGCATACCGTCGGCTTGCCATCATTTCCGCCGTGGTGGCGCTGGTCAGCCATGCCATTGCGCTGCAACAGCGGGTATTCGACGTCAGCACCGGGCAAAACCTGAGCCTGCTGAATATTGGCTCCATCGTCAGCCTGATCATCTGCACCGTGATGACGATTGTCGCTTCACGCAACCGTGGCTGGTTCCTGCTGCCGATCGTCTACAGCTTCGCCATGATTAATCTGGCCTTCGCCAGCCTGCTGCCCGGTGAGTTTATCACTCACCTGGAGGCCAGCCCCGAACTGATGGTGCATATCGGCCTGGCGCTGTTCGCCTACGCCACGTTGATTATCGCCGCGCTGTACGCGCTGCAGCTGGCGTGGCTCGATTATCTGCTGAAGAACAAAAAGCTCAGTTTCAGCGCAGATATGCCGCCGCTGATGAGCATTGAACGTAAAATGTTTCATATCACGCAGATCGGCGTGGTGTTGCTGACGCTGACCCTGTGCACCGGGCTGCTGTATATGGATAATCTGTTCAGCAAAGAGAACGTGCACAAGGCGGTGCTGTCGATCATGGCATGGTTTGTCTATATCGTTCTGCTATGGGGCCATTACCATGAAGGCTGGCGCGGTCGCCGCGTGGTCTGGTTCAGTTTCGCCGGGGCGTTCTTACTCACGCTGGCCTATTTTGGCAGCCGACTCATTCAGGAAATCATGGTGCGCTGA